The proteins below are encoded in one region of Parasegetibacter sp. NRK P23:
- a CDS encoding dihydrofolate reductase family protein has protein sequence MGKIIFDSGISLDGFFAGANRSPSNPMGGVSGQLHQWMFKQKAFWKHIKMEGGLEYGADSKLIDDVFDRTGSYIMGKRMFEEGEVVWAEDLYEADVYVLTNERREPWRQKGATTFYFINDGIESALEKAESSAKGKDIRIQGGANTIQQFLNAGLVDEFFIHIAPVFLGSGIRLFEGIDKDKYDIEIIEVIPSNLTTHLRYKLTKK, from the coding sequence ATGGGTAAAATAATCTTTGACAGTGGGATATCACTTGACGGTTTCTTCGCTGGCGCTAACAGAAGCCCAAGTAATCCAATGGGAGGGGTTTCCGGCCAATTACATCAATGGATGTTTAAACAAAAAGCATTTTGGAAGCATATCAAAATGGAAGGTGGTCTGGAATATGGTGCAGACAGCAAATTAATTGACGATGTTTTTGATAGGACTGGATCTTATATAATGGGGAAAAGGATGTTTGAGGAAGGTGAGGTTGTTTGGGCTGAGGATCTTTACGAGGCGGACGTTTATGTACTAACAAACGAAAGGCGTGAACCCTGGAGGCAAAAGGGGGCGACGACTTTTTATTTTATCAATGATGGAATAGAAAGCGCATTAGAAAAGGCGGAAAGTTCAGCCAAGGGAAAGGACATAAGAATACAAGGTGGGGCCAATACTATTCAACAGTTTTTGAACGCTGGACTTGTTGACGAGTTTTTTATTCACATAGCTCCTGTTTTCTTGGGAAGTGGCATTAGATTATTTGAAGGTATTGACAAGGATAAATATGATATTGAGATTATTGAAGTAATACCTTCGAACTTGACAACTCATTTAAGGTACAAACTGACCAAGAAATAA